A segment of the Collimonas fungivorans genome:
TGCTCCGCAGGACATGCATCAAGGCTGCCAGGCAGATTGTCTGGCAGCCCTTTTCTTTACGGCCGGCGGGTCTTACGGCGCGACGTCGAACTCACCGACAAAGACCGTATCCTGCCGATCCTTCAGGCGCAGCGTCACCATTTGTTCCTTCTGCCGGGGTGTGCCGAACGCGGTAGTCAGCTTGACCTGCAGAGTGGTGTCGCCGGCAATCAGCTGCTGGCTGTTGCCGTAGTAATTGGTTTCTATCTTGTACTTGCCCGGTTTTGCCTTGCGCAGCGAAAATTCCTCCGGCCCGTAGCCCTGCGTGAAATCGCGCGACATCCGGCCGCCCTGATGCGTCAACGGATAACCGTAGAAGCATTTTTCACCGTTCGGATCCGTCACCCACAGATCCATGTCGGAATTATCGGCATCCCAGGTCATCGCTACCCGCAAATCGAGCGGCATGTTTTTCAGAAAACGTGGATCGATCCGGCTGGTGTCGAGCGCAACGCCGGCAGTCGCCACGATCTGGTTCAGCTCTGCCAGGGCAATCGTTTCGATTTCCGGAAAGCGTGCATCCCACGGCCGCTGCACTACTTCGTACAACTGGTCGATCGCTTGCTGGTACTGCTTGTCGGCTGCATATGCCAGCCCAAGATCGCGGAACGATTGCGGCTCTTCCTCGGCCAGCTGCCTGACCTTTTCAAACACCGGGATAGCCAGCTGCGGGGCGCCGGCCTGCAGCAGGCGGTAGCCGAGTATGCGCAGCACGGCGCGGTTTTCCAGGTCCATCTCCGCCAGGTTGGACAAGACACGCAGCGCCAGGTCACGCTGCCCCTTCTCCAGCAAGATATCGGCGGCATCGAGGAAGAAGGCGCTGCTGTTGGCGTAGCCCGGCTTTTCGTCGAGATAGATGGCATACACGGTATCCGCCGTCGCCGCCTTCAGACGATCGATATAAGGCGCATTGGCGCTCCATTTCTGCAGCGCTACGCTGATTTGCGGCGCTGCGGTCGCAGTCCCGTTGCCAGCAACCGATTTTGACGAATAGTTTTCCCTTGCTTCAAATGCCCGCTGCAGCCCGGCAACTGGAGCCGGCGCTGGCGGCGGCATCGGTGCAGCCGCCACCGGCGCCGCCAGTTCTGGTGCCGATGCACTCTGCAACGGCACCCCGGCACCTGGCCGACGATCGCTGCGGACAGCTTCCGGCGTTACTTTCTTGGGCTTAGGCATGTCGTCTTTAGAAAAATCCCTCTCCCACCAGGCAGTCTTGCGCTGAAACTGCTGCAGCACGTTTTCCATATGCCGGCTACGCGTCTGCCTGAGGTCGCCGTCACGCAGTTTCTTCAACTGATTGAACGCTGCCTGATATTCTTGCGGCGGGACGACGTCATAGCGTACGTAATCGTCAAGGCGTTCAAGCACGATCAATGAAGTTTCGCGGGTCGCCAAGCCAAATTGCTGCCCGATGCGGCGGATCTCGGCACGATGCAAGTCACGATTGGCTTCCAGTTCGCGCAAGCGGTATCCGGCCCACAGGTAGGCTGCCAGCGGATGCGCAGGCGCCGTTGCCGAGAGCGGGATGAGCGTGGTTGTCAGCCGGCCGTTTTGCCGCGTAGTGAGCGTAAGCTGGGCTTCCGGATTACGTAAACGCCCGGCGACGCGGAGAATGCCGTTTTTGGCATCATGCGATTCGATTTGCAAATCGCCGGCGCCGGCCGCTGTCAGCGTTTCCACGTGCGCCGATTCGCTCAGCAAGGCTTGCGTCGCCGCAGCTACGGATTGCGCCGAAACCTGTACCAAGCGGCCGCCGGTATTTTCCGCCCAGGCAGACAGCAGGCTGGCGTCGGCCGCCAGCGCCGAGTTCAAGGCGTACAGGCGCTGACCTGCAGCAAGCTTGGGGAAAACCGCATTACCGTAATTGCTCAAACCATCGCTCACCAGCAGGTATTCGCCGACATCCGCCTCCTGTTTCCAGTCGCCCAAAGCACTGGCGCCATCGTAGGCGGTATTCTGCAAGGCCTGGCGCAAGGCGCTCCAGTTGCCGTTGGCGATATGGAAGGACTGCTCCGGCTCCGGCCTGTCGCGCAAGCGGGTCAAACGCACTTCTGCATTGCCGGCTGCCTTGAAATAACGATCGAGAACGGCAAATTCCGCATCATGATCGCGCCCCGCACCGGAGCCCGAACTATCCCACAACAAGCCGATCACTTTGGGCAAGCTACGCGCCGTGTGCGTCTCGGCCACCGGTATTTCAGTGACAAACCACATACCGTCATCGCGCAGCTGGGTGTAAGTCTGCGGCTTTTCGCTGGCAGGTATCAGCAGATTGAGCATGCCGCTGGCGGCAAATCCGCTTTTATTGACATGCATCTGGTACTGTTCGCCGGTGCGCACCAGGCCAATCGCGCCCAGGCTGCCGCTGGCCTGCGGCGCGGCCATGGCGCCGTGCACGTTCAGCGTCAGATCGAAATCGCGCATGCGGTCGCCGTAAGCCAGCGGCAAGCGGTACTGCCAGTTCTTGCCCTGGCGCGCCAGCGGCTCCACGTATTTGATCTCAACCGTGCGCGTACCGTTGGCTGGAATCGGATAGATCCGCAATTTGAAATTATTGCCCTGGGTAGCTTCCAGCAAGCCCGGATCGACCCGGCGTCGTTCGATTGCTTCGAATATCTGACGTCCCTTGGCTTTTTCAACCGGCACGGCAGGCCGCTGCCGCCCTTCGACATCTAGCGAAAAACCGACGATCTGCTGGCCTTCGAGCAAAGGAAATTGCAGCTGCCCCTCAAGCAAGCGCCGGTTCGGATTGAAGAACACCATCTGCACCGTAGTCTGCGCCATGCCGCCGCTGATCTCGCCGCTGACCTGCAGGCTTTGCAGCACAATCGGTTGTTCCGCTCCGTTAGCGACGATCAGCCGCGGCGGCACCACCGTCCGCGCCTGCGCCATGGGAAGTAGAAACAGCAGCGCGCATAGTGCGGCCAACAAGCCTCGTAACATATTATTCTCCGTTTATGCCGATACGCCGGCTTGTGATATGAAACGAAGCAGTTTCTAAAACGGGGTTAAATCCGCAAAAAAATTCTGGTTCAGGAAAAAATGGCTGACAGGCAAGCATTCATAGGCTTATTGCTTTCTTGCACGGCACAAGTCACAATCGGCGCTACCGCCCTGCCGGGCAGAGAAACTGCCGCCTATCCGCCATGCCCGCCGAACCCTCCGATGAATCGCTGATGCTCAATTACCGCGACGGTGATCTGGCTGCGTTCAGGGAGCTGTACCGGCGCCATAGCCAGGGCTTGTACAGATTCATTGCCTGGCGTTCGCCGCGCCGCGACTGGGTCGACGAGATCGCGCAAGACAGCTGGGCCGGCCTGCACCATGCACGCGCCGGCTATCAGCCGGAATCGCTGTTCCGGACTTACCTGTTCCAGATCGCACGCAATCGCCTGATTGATCTGCTGCGCCAACAGCAAACCTTGCTGGCCAGCGAAATGGGGCAGGACGGCGATGAACAGACGGCGTTCGATTACCTGGCCGAAACAGCGCAGGAAACGCTTTCACCCGAAGCCCTGCTGGAAAACCGGGAGCGCATCGCCAGGCTGCACACGGCGATACGGCTGCTGCCAGGAGAACAGAAAGAGGTTTTGATCTTGCAGCAATTTAACGGCATGAGCCTGGCAGAGATCGCACTGATTGTCGCCGCGCCGGAAGAGACCATCAAGAGCCGGTTACGCTATGCCATGCGCAAATTGCGGCAACAACTGACACCAGACCTGGATTCCAGCGAGGAGGCGGCATGACATCTGAAGACAGGCGGCTGGACGACGCCGAATTCGAGGCCTTCCTGCAAGGCCATGGCGAACTGGCGCGCCAGTTGCAGGGACTGCCGCAGCCTGCGCCTTCCGCTGCGCTGGACGCCGCCATCCTGGCGCAGGCCGAAACCATGCTCAAAACGGAAACGCCGCTGCAGCAGGCGGCCAATGACGCCTTGTCCGGCAAACCCGGCAAGGCGGCCAAACCGCGCTTCTTGATGCGCTGGTCAACCCAACTAGGCATGGCTGCTTGCATGGTGCTGGCGGTGCTGGTCACTTTGCGCTGGCAGACAGAGCCGGCGACGCAGTCTTACGATACGGCCCCCCAAGCCGAACCGGCGCCACCGCCTGCCGCGCCAGCAGCGGCGCCAGCGCCGTCAGTAAAGTCAGTGGAGCCGGTTGAAAAGAAAGCCCAGGCAAAGCCGGACCTGGCGCGCCCCAAAGCCGCTGCCCGCAGCGCGCCGCCGGCAGCAAAAGCTGCGCCGGAAGCGAAGTCACCAACCCAGGCCCAGGATACGCAAGCCGCACCTGCTCCGACGCCAGCGCCCATTGCAGGTAGAGAAAACTACGCCGTTTCGCCATCGCAGTTGGCAAATCCGGAAAACCTGCCGTCGAAAGCCCGGGCAATCATTGTGCCGCGGGCGGCGGTCACGGCCAGTCAGCCATCAGCGATTGCAGATCCCGCAGCGGCGTACTCGCCTGCTCCGGCGCCGATAGTTGCGCCACCGGCTCCAACATACTCGTCGGCTCCTGCCCCGGCGATAGCGTCTGGCGCCACTGCTGCTGCAGCGCCAACGGAATCGGAATCGGCGTCCGTCGCCACCCAACCGGGAAAACCGGAATCGCCCGCACGAGCCGAGGCGTGGCTGTCAGTGATTGATCAAATGCTGAAGGCAGGCTTGCGCCAGGATGCGCTGGAAGAATGGGAGAAATTCAGGCATGCCTATCCCGGCTATCCGGTACCGGAAAAATTGCGCGCGCAGATCAGGCTGCAGCAGAAATAGAGACGACGCAGAACATGCATGCCGAGCTAGCCGGCTTTCATAAAATGAATATCGCATCAGGATCGACCGAACGCCAGAACTCTTGCATTCCACGGTTGGCCTTTGCCCCTTTGCGGGACTCGCTGATCACATTGCTATTCAACAGAGGCACGCTTTACTCCTGAATTTATTCTCGGAGTTTGCGCGCGTCGAAGTCCTTGTCTTCCCCGACATTCGGCATGCTCAATAAAAATTCCACCAGCGAGCGCCGCTGCGGGCGCTGCAGCGCTGCCCGCAGGATTTCCCTGTGTTCGGATTCGGCACTGCGGCCATGCGCAGCAGCCTGTTGTTTGAGTGCCAGAGTGAGTTCTTCTTCCAGGTTTCTAACCACCAGGTTTGTAGCCATAGCAGCTCCTTGAAATTGATTGCAACGCTATCAATTTGGCGAATTTCTGCAATCAATGCAGGCATCCTGCCGACCATTAGTTGGTTTTTAACAAATAATATGCGCCTATCGGACGGCGCAGTCGTGGACAAGAAGAAAATTACTTGAATGCTTATGAAAAAAGCCGGGAGACAAATTGTCTCCCGGCTTTTACCAAAAGGCCTCAACCGATACCTCAGGCGACTTGCTTTTCCTGGCTTACCTGCTTACGACCGACAAGATGCGCCAGCATGTCGTCAACCATCTCGCTCAGGCTATACGCCGGACGCCATGCCCAGTCTTGACGTGCACTGGCATCGTCAATCGAACGCGGCCACGCATCGGCGATTGCCTGGCGGAAGTCCGGCTTGTAAGCGGCCTGGAAAGTTGGCACACGCTGCTGGATGATGGCCACCAGCTCGCGCGGCGAAAAACTCCACGCCGCCAGATTGTATGAGCCGGCCGTCTTGAGATTCTCTTTCGGCGCACTCATCAGTTCAATGGTGGCGCGCACAGCGTCAGGCATGTACATCATCGGCAATGTGCTTTCTTCACCCAGGAAACTGGTGAAGCCGCTGCCTTCAGCCGCGGAAAACAATGCCTGGATGGCGTAGTCGGTTGTACCGCCGCCGGGTTCCGCCGAATAGCTGATCAGGCCCGGATAACGCAAGCTGCGGATATCCATGCCGTATTTTTCCGCATACCAGGTGCACCAATGTTCGCCGGCCAGCTTCGAGATGCCGTAGACAGTCTTCGGATCCATAGGGCCGACCTGCGGCGCATTGTCGCGCGGGGTCGAAGGGCCGAATGCCGCGATCGAACTGGGCCAGAACACTTTCGACAATTTGGCCTGGCGCGCCACTTCCAGCACGTTCAGCAAGCCCGTCATGTTCAGGTTCCAGGCCCACTCCGGATGCTCTTCGCCTTTGGCGGACAAGGCCGCCGCCAGGTGATAGATTTCACCGATGTCGTGTTGCTGCACCACCTCCGCCAAATGCTTGGCGTCGGTCACATCCAGTTTTTCGTAAGCCAGTTCCTGATGCCGGCCAAGCGCCTGTATATCGCTCGCGACAACCTGTTTTGCGCCATGCAGCTTGACCAGTGCGGTCGTCAATTCGGTGCCGATCTGGCCGTTGGCGCCGATTACCAATATTTTTTTCATCTCTTGTCTCTTCAGTTCTGCTCTTCAGTTCTTCACCAGGCCCAGCTCTTCGCCGGCCTGCCGGAATATGCGCACGGCGCGTTGCAGCGTTGCTTCGTCATGGACCGCCGACATCTGCACCCGGATCCGCGCCTGTCCTTGCGGCACCACCGGATAAAAGAAACCGACCGCGTACACGCCCAGCTCGTAGAGGCGGCGCGACAGGTTCTGCGCGACCACGGCGTCGTACACCATCAGCGGCACGATCGGGTGGGTCCCAGGTTTGATCTCGAAACCGGCTTCAGTGATGGCTTTGCGGAAATAGACGGTGTTGCGCTCCAGGCGGTCGCGCAGCTCGGTAGACG
Coding sequences within it:
- a CDS encoding VIT domain-containing protein, whose protein sequence is MLRGLLAALCALLFLLPMAQARTVVPPRLIVANGAEQPIVLQSLQVSGEISGGMAQTTVQMVFFNPNRRLLEGQLQFPLLEGQQIVGFSLDVEGRQRPAVPVEKAKGRQIFEAIERRRVDPGLLEATQGNNFKLRIYPIPANGTRTVEIKYVEPLARQGKNWQYRLPLAYGDRMRDFDLTLNVHGAMAAPQASGSLGAIGLVRTGEQYQMHVNKSGFAASGMLNLLIPASEKPQTYTQLRDDGMWFVTEIPVAETHTARSLPKVIGLLWDSSGSGAGRDHDAEFAVLDRYFKAAGNAEVRLTRLRDRPEPEQSFHIANGNWSALRQALQNTAYDGASALGDWKQEADVGEYLLVSDGLSNYGNAVFPKLAAGQRLYALNSALAADASLLSAWAENTGGRLVQVSAQSVAAATQALLSESAHVETLTAAGAGDLQIESHDAKNGILRVAGRLRNPEAQLTLTTRQNGRLTTTLIPLSATAPAHPLAAYLWAGYRLRELEANRDLHRAEIRRIGQQFGLATRETSLIVLERLDDYVRYDVVPPQEYQAAFNQLKKLRDGDLRQTRSRHMENVLQQFQRKTAWWERDFSKDDMPKPKKVTPEAVRSDRRPGAGVPLQSASAPELAAPVAAAPMPPPAPAPVAGLQRAFEARENYSSKSVAGNGTATAAPQISVALQKWSANAPYIDRLKAATADTVYAIYLDEKPGYANSSAFFLDAADILLEKGQRDLALRVLSNLAEMDLENRAVLRILGYRLLQAGAPQLAIPVFEKVRQLAEEEPQSFRDLGLAYAADKQYQQAIDQLYEVVQRPWDARFPEIETIALAELNQIVATAGVALDTSRIDPRFLKNMPLDLRVAMTWDADNSDMDLWVTDPNGEKCFYGYPLTHQGGRMSRDFTQGYGPEEFSLRKAKPGKYKIETNYYGNSQQLIAGDTTLQVKLTTAFGTPRQKEQMVTLRLKDRQDTVFVGEFDVAP
- a CDS encoding sigma-70 family RNA polymerase sigma factor, coding for MPAEPSDESLMLNYRDGDLAAFRELYRRHSQGLYRFIAWRSPRRDWVDEIAQDSWAGLHHARAGYQPESLFRTYLFQIARNRLIDLLRQQQTLLASEMGQDGDEQTAFDYLAETAQETLSPEALLENRERIARLHTAIRLLPGEQKEVLILQQFNGMSLAEIALIVAAPEETIKSRLRYAMRKLRQQLTPDLDSSEEAA
- a CDS encoding FitA-like ribbon-helix-helix domain-containing protein, with protein sequence MATNLVVRNLEEELTLALKQQAAAHGRSAESEHREILRAALQRPQRRSLVEFLLSMPNVGEDKDFDARKLRE
- a CDS encoding NAD-dependent epimerase/dehydratase family protein — encoded protein: MKKILVIGANGQIGTELTTALVKLHGAKQVVASDIQALGRHQELAYEKLDVTDAKHLAEVVQQHDIGEIYHLAAALSAKGEEHPEWAWNLNMTGLLNVLEVARQAKLSKVFWPSSIAAFGPSTPRDNAPQVGPMDPKTVYGISKLAGEHWCTWYAEKYGMDIRSLRYPGLISYSAEPGGGTTDYAIQALFSAAEGSGFTSFLGEESTLPMMYMPDAVRATIELMSAPKENLKTAGSYNLAAWSFSPRELVAIIQQRVPTFQAAYKPDFRQAIADAWPRSIDDASARQDWAWRPAYSLSEMVDDMLAHLVGRKQVSQEKQVA